A genomic region of Cydia amplana chromosome 5, ilCydAmpl1.1, whole genome shotgun sequence contains the following coding sequences:
- the LOC134647869 gene encoding G-protein coupled receptor 179 — MRARWAAWALAWCACAAAAPVESPPPAPLCDPLLLRHPPPRPSNVLELESAAAHAARSLSELIETGGANETRAAALARSVLAAQLDPPPDAVALGAPQLRLGVLFVADPPRLIIFQQNNSAALQQFWKTLASAWNASNVVWSNAWYSCEREDRGWWSGAAAARGSGALRAAAALFRRMPVMPCEEAMYDHMGGPPACDPDTTDCEAFPASGSDYQNIEYRCKCRRGYWHAIGSGWLSGSAITEPLRCAACGMGSSDEAQCDGEMFHATLLAVNLAGMLVCLVIGLIIFRKRKCKAVAMCMWTVLEVVLLGALLMYGSAATQYIKEPRWRCVAGAWLRELGFVACYGSVVLRLWVLLAEFRTRKAHRWTPRDSEVLRIVGAMLCGATCYLAAFTATAACEREGCTNAAWHHVTAGAELLLLAAGARIAYAARNANVPFQERGWLATALACEFFSGLAWRGAALAGAAPEQEPLAATARAHVSSGAALACVLAPRLWHGYRARSLAQEVSRRGPAEGFGVEGEEEPTSEEVRAELKRLYVQLEILRNKTLRRDNPHISKRRGGRKPPHRRFSLQALQARRGGKGKAGGSASAVEASEAGDASRTPEDSVCSNEGPSHYTDCDQT, encoded by the exons ATGCGGGCGCGGTGGGCGGCGTGGGCGCTCGCATGGTGCGCGTGCGCCGCGGCCGCGCCCGTCGAgtcgccgccgccggcgccgctCTGCGACCCGCTGCTGCTACGACACCCGCCGCCTAGGCCCTCG AACGTGCTGGAGCTAGAGTCAGCCGCTGCGCATGCTGCGCGGTCGCTGTCCGAGCTGATCGAGACCGGCGGCGCGAACGAGACGCGCGCGGCGGCGCTGGCACGCTCCGTGCTGGCCGCCCAGCTCGACCCACCGCCCGACGCCGTGGCCCTCGGCGCGCCGCAGCTTCGCCTCGGCGTGCTCTTCGTCGCCGACCCACCAAGACTGATCATCTTTCAACAAAACAACTCTGCAGCCCTCCAGCAATTCTGGAAAACTTTAGCTTCCGCGTGGAACGCGAGCAACGTCGTCTGGTCGAATGCTTGGTACTCGTGCGAAAGGGAAGACAGGGGCTGGTGGAGCggcgcagcggcggcgcggggaTCGGGCGCTCTCCGCGCCGCGGCCGCGCTGTTCCGACGAATGCCTGTTATGCCGTGCGAGGAAGCAATGTACGATCACATGGGTGGGCCGCCGGCCTGTGATCCGGACACAACGGATTGTGAAGCCTTTCCGGCCTCGGGATCTGACTATCAAAATATAGAG tACCGGTGCAAGTGCCGGCGGGGCTACTGGCACGCGATCGGCAGCGGGTGGCTGAGCGGGTCCGCCATCACGGAGCCGCTGCGCTGCGCAGCGTGCGGCATGGGCAGCAGCGACGAGGCGCAGTGCGACGGGGAGATGTTCCACGCCACGCTGCTGGCGGTCAACCTGGCCGGCATGCTCGTGTGCCTCGTCATTGGCCTTATTATATTCAGAAAGAGGAAGTGCAAA GCCGTCGCAATGTGCATGTGGACTGTGCTAGAGGTGGTGTTGCTTGGGGCTCTATTGATGTATGGATCC GCAGCGACGCAATACATCAAGGAGCCGCGGTGGCGCTGCGTGGCGGGCGCGTGGCTGCGCGAGCTGGGCTTCGTAGCGTGCTACGGCTCAGTAGTGCTGCGGCTGTGGGTGCTGCTGGCTGAGTTCCGGACAAGGAAGGCGCACCGGTGGACTCCCAGGGACTCTGAG GTGCTCCGAATAGTAGGCGCAATGCTCTGTGGCGCTACGTGTTATTTAGCAGCCTTTACCGCGACAGCGGCGTGTGAGCGAGAAGGCTGCACCAATGCGGCTTGGCATCACGTCACCGCTGGTGCTGAACTACTACTGCTAGCCGCTGGAGCTAGGATCGCTTATGCGGCGAGGAACGCAAATGTGCCCTTCCAG GAACGCGGCTGGTTGGCGACCGCGCTGGCATGCGAGTTTTTTAGTGGGCTAGCGTGGCGCGGCGCAGCGTTGGCGGGCGCGGCGCCCGAGCAGGAGCCGCTGGCCGCCACGGCGCGCGCGCACGTCTCCTCCGGCGCCGCGCTGGCGTGCGTGCTCGCGCCGCGCCTGTGGCATGGATACCGCGCGCGATCGCTCGCGCAGGAG GTGTCTCGCAGAGGCCCAGCAGAGGGCTTCGGTGTAGAAGGCGAGGAGGAGCCCACTTCAGAGGAAGTGAGGGCCGAGCTGAAGCGGCTCTACGTGCAGCTAGAGATCCTCAGGAACAAGACGCTCCGGCGGGACAACCCTCACATTAGCAAACGCAGGGGCGGACGCAAGCCGCCGCACAGGCGGTTTTCCTTACAG GCCTTGCAGGCGCGGCGAGGCGGCAAGGGCAAAGCCGGCGGCAGCGCCAGCGCCGTGGAGGCCAGCGAAGCCGGCGACGCGTCCCGCACGCCCGAGGACTCCGTGTGCTCCAACGAGGGCCCCTCGCACTACACCGACTGCGACCAGACGTGA
- the LOC134648173 gene encoding cytosolic carboxypeptidase 6-like: MSSYPNDLEHTSIYTRDINEPDSEESDGEGGLGNLNRLIVRPPGHSGKAKRGQLCFDAAFECGNLGRADHITELEYDLFVRPDTCRPRSRFWYNFTVENVKQDQRVIFNIVNLGKERTLYNGEMTPLVRSTSRPKWQRIPRRFIFYHKSPVHRGRRVLSLAFGFDREEDVYHFTAAVPYSYSRLQKYLTLWEKRAQTFAARECIAHTTQKRKVDLVTIGDLRVQDKEMREESAVKGNKGAPKKRVVLILARTHGGEPPASFICQGILDYFLTSSEKALALRSNVAIQVVPMLNPDGVFLGNQRSDLLGADLNRSWITASTFAHPAAVAVNDLVSKLVAEKSLQLDFIIDLHADISFEGVFVRGNSYDDVYRFERHAVLPKFLASRVEAWRPEACLYNADPLAAGTARRALPEGAIDAYTLLVSLGGRRLTPKGPYIHYTEDAYAKIGRSIVKALCDYYRHIGVIPPRQGAPTKKKDGRGRRRRRRPAADRERPVRRTWSPMSPHEHLPHIHTKMSPSSSPERRVLAGRVLSPPLPAASPPPLRALPPRSTRLRRTKPRIEPDFDPLLPLITGTAVRTPRLSVVNLSAIVRTPTGRDPRPRLARPARPSHPRFTSDEYDTHDSDS, from the exons ATGTCTTCGTACCCAAACGACCTGGAGCACACCTCCATATACACGAGGGATATTAATG AACCAGACAGCGAAGAGAGCGACGGAGAAGGAGGCCTCGGCAACCTGAACCGGCTGATCGTGAGGCcgccgggccacagcggcaagGCCAAGCGCGGCCAGCTCTGCTTCGACGCGGCCTTCGAGTGCGGGAACTTGGGCCGGGCAGACCACATCACTGAGCTCGAGTACGATCTCTTCGTGCGGCCCGATACCTGCCGCCCGCGCTCGCGGTTCTGGTATAACTTTACCGTTGAAAATGTGAAGCAGGATCAG AGAGTAATATTCAACATAGTCAACTTAGGTAAAGAAAGAACTTTATACAACGGCGAAATGACACCGCTAGTCCGCTCAACCTCGCGTCCAAAATG GCAACGCATTCCCCGTCGTTTCATATTCTACCACAAGTCACCAGTGCACCGCGGCCGGCGCGTGTTGAGCCTCGCCTTCGGCTTCGACCGCGAGGAAGATGTTTACCACTTCACGGCGGCTGTGCCCTACTCCTACTCGAGGCTGCAGAAGTATCTCACGCTGTGGGAGAAGCGCGCGCAGACGTTTGCTGCTCGGGAGTGCATTGCGCACACTACG CAAAAACGCAAGGTTGATCTCGTCACCATAGGGGATCTCAGGGTCCAGGATAAAGAGATGAGAGAAGAGTCCGCGGTGAAGGGCAATAAGGGTGCTCCAAAGAAGCGCGTCGTGCTCATCCTTGCGCGCACGCATGGCGGCGAGCCGCCTGCGTCTTTCATCTGCCAAG gtaTCCTTGATTATTTCTTAACTTCATCGGAAAAGGCTTTGGCGCTCCGCAGCAACGTAGCCATCCAG GTGGTGCCTATGTTGAACCCCGACGGCGTGTTCCTGGGTAACCAGCGCTCAGATCTGCTGGGCGCCGACCTCAACCGCAGCTGGATTACCGCCTCCACCTTCGCTCACCCTGCCGCCGTGGCCGTCAACGATCTTGTGTCCAAGCTCGTCGCTGAGAAG TCTCTTCAATTGGATTTTATAATCGATTTGCACGCGGACATAAGCTTTGAAGGAGTCTTCGTTAGAGGAAACTCATATGATGATGTGTACAG GTTTGAGCGTCACGCCGTCCTTCCAAAATTCCTGGCGTCCCGCGTGGAGGCCTGGCGTCCCGAGGCGTGCCTGTACAACGCGGACCCACTGGCCGCCGGCACGGCGCGCCGGGCACTGCCAGAGGGCGCCATAGACGCCTACACTTTACTTGTGTCGCTGGGAGGCCGCCGACTCACTCCCAAGGGACCCTACATACATTATACTGAAGATGCTT ATGCTAAAATCGGCCGATCTATAGTGAAGGCTCTCTGCGACTACTACCGACACATCGGCGTCATACCCCCGCGACAAGGAGCACCAACCAAGAAGAAAGATGGGCGCGGacggcgtcggcgtcggcgccCCGCCGCCGACAGAGAAAGGCCAGTCCGCCGCACATGGTCCCCAATGTCCCCACACGAACACTTACCGCACATACATACCAAAAT GTCGCCAAGCTCAAGTCCCGAACGGCGTGTATTAGCCGGGCGGGTGCTGTCGCCGCCGCTGCCCGCGgcgtcgccgccgccgctgcgGGCGCTACCGCCGCGCTCCACGCGACTCCGCCGCACCAAGCCCAGAATAGAGCCGGATTTCGACCCGCTATTGCCCCTTATCACAG GCACAGCTGTCCGCACGCCCCGCCTGTCTGTGGTGAACCTGAGTGCCATCGTCCGCACGCCGACGGGCCGCGATCCTCGCCCGAGACTCGCGCGCCCGGCGCGACCCTCGCACCCGAGGTTTACCAGCGACGAGTACGACACGCACGACTCTGACTCGTAG